A stretch of Aerococcaceae bacterium zg-252 DNA encodes these proteins:
- the pta gene encoding phosphate acetyltransferase — translation MFVELSQKISGKGIRIAFPEANDRRVLGAAVRLKSDNLVEPVLIGSPSEIKALASEQHWNIEDLTIIDPTNYDNFDAMVAEFVAVRKGKATEEQARVQLQDKAYFGTMLVHMGLADGLVCGAVYSTGDTVRPALQIIKTKPGVSRTSGAFVLIPPQMDGQKLVFADCAININPDAQALAEIAVESARTAELFGIEPRVAMLSFSSKGSASSPEVEKVVEATRIAQELAPQYQIDGELQFDAAYSSVVAAQKVPNSTVAGSATVYVFPEIQSGNIGYKIAQRLGNYQAVGPILQGLNKPVSDLSRGCVEEDVYKVSIITANQAMM, via the coding sequence ATGTTCGTAGAATTAAGTCAAAAAATTTCTGGTAAAGGAATTCGTATTGCTTTCCCTGAGGCAAATGACAGACGTGTATTAGGTGCAGCTGTTCGTTTAAAATCTGATAATTTAGTAGAGCCAGTATTAATTGGTTCGCCAAGTGAGATTAAAGCGTTAGCGTCAGAACAACACTGGAATATCGAGGACTTAACAATTATCGATCCAACTAATTACGATAACTTTGATGCAATGGTAGCAGAATTTGTTGCGGTTCGTAAAGGTAAAGCAACAGAAGAGCAAGCACGTGTTCAATTACAAGATAAAGCGTATTTTGGAACAATGCTTGTTCACATGGGCTTAGCAGACGGTTTAGTATGTGGTGCTGTTTATTCAACAGGTGATACAGTTCGTCCTGCCTTACAAATTATTAAAACAAAACCAGGTGTGAGCCGTACAAGTGGTGCTTTCGTCTTAATTCCACCACAAATGGACGGACAAAAATTAGTATTTGCTGACTGTGCAATCAATATTAATCCTGATGCACAAGCGTTGGCTGAAATTGCTGTTGAATCTGCTCGTACAGCTGAATTATTCGGTATTGAACCACGTGTAGCAATGTTGAGTTTCTCATCTAAAGGTTCTGCTTCTTCTCCAGAAGTTGAAAAAGTTGTGGAAGCAACAAGAATTGCTCAAGAATTAGCACCACAATACCAAATTGACGGTGAATTACAATTTGATGCTGCTTATTCATCAGTTGTTGCTGCACAAAAAGTACCAAATTCAACAGTAGCTGGTTCTGCAACTGTGTATGTATTCCCAGAAATTCAATCTGGTAATATCGGATACAAAATTGCACAACGTTTAGGTAACTATCAAGCAGTTGGCCCAATCTTACAAGGTTTAAACAAACCAGTATCTGACTTATCACGTGGTTGCGTGGAAGAAGATGTTTATAAAGTATCAATCATCACTGCTAATCAAGCGATGATGTAA
- the hslO gene encoding Hsp33 family molecular chaperone HslO encodes MTDQILKALAFDGQVRVFVLDLTQSVDEAHRRHDTWHTATAALGRTLVATSLLASNLKGEDRISVEILGEGPVGRIITDGDSVGNVRGYIQNPHVALELNSKGKLDVAGAVGLPGTLTVRKYITGTDEPFSGQVPMISGELAEDFTYYMAISEQTPSSIGLSVLVNPDESVAAAGGFMIQVMPGATEETITILEQRINAIGRFSDLLDQKKPLEELLDILVGEGNSQILDKHDVAFYCPCSKERFANSLKMIGNTELQAIIDEDGQAETVCHYCNEHYHFTKKELESLLTVGE; translated from the coding sequence ATGACAGATCAAATTTTAAAAGCATTAGCATTCGACGGACAGGTACGTGTATTTGTCTTGGACTTAACTCAATCAGTTGATGAGGCACATCGCCGTCACGATACTTGGCATACAGCGACAGCTGCATTAGGGCGTACATTAGTAGCGACGAGTTTATTAGCATCAAATCTGAAAGGCGAAGACCGTATCAGTGTTGAAATTTTAGGAGAAGGTCCAGTTGGTCGCATTATTACTGACGGAGATTCTGTTGGTAATGTACGAGGCTATATTCAAAATCCACATGTGGCATTAGAATTAAATAGTAAAGGTAAATTAGATGTAGCGGGTGCAGTTGGCCTACCAGGCACACTAACTGTTCGTAAATATATTACAGGAACAGATGAACCATTTTCAGGACAAGTACCAATGATTAGTGGTGAGTTAGCAGAAGACTTCACTTATTATATGGCGATTTCCGAGCAAACACCGTCTTCAATCGGATTGAGTGTTTTAGTTAATCCGGATGAATCGGTGGCAGCAGCAGGTGGTTTTATGATTCAAGTCATGCCAGGTGCAACGGAAGAAACAATTACTATTTTGGAACAACGAATCAATGCGATTGGGCGTTTTTCGGACTTATTAGACCAAAAGAAACCATTAGAAGAATTATTAGATATTTTAGTTGGTGAGGGAAATTCACAAATTTTAGATAAGCATGATGTTGCTTTTTACTGCCCTTGTAGCAAAGAGCGTTTCGCTAATAGCTTAAAAATGATTGGTAATACTGAACTTCAAGCAATTATTGACGAAGACGGTCAAGCAGAAACAGTATGTCATTATTGTAATGAGCATTATCATTTTACAAAAAAAGAGTTAGAATCATTATTAACGGTAGGAGAATAA
- a CDS encoding alpha-galactosidase produces MVIIVNDTLFYLHGKSVSMILENRDGIVTLKHFGRKITNYHFSNQLHERDHAFSGNRDPLNRTYSYDTQRHIVGQHGLGDFRQPSIRIQHQQNEWTDLKLVDYKVMKGHEQADKLPNPHGLEEAETLQLIFKDELAGIRYELFYTVSDEVDTITQFVRVTNESKQPIVLHRVLSTMLDVPAKPYDVVTLQGSYGREKTVRRQSVTQGIFSIESNRGASGHAQTPALILCDQRATDNQGEAIALQLMYSGNFQAFVQQNQLNEIRLGIGINDDNFSWELAPQTSFDSPVALLSYSANGLQGLTSESQSYIKQHIIPAAFSDKERPILINNWEATYFNFNKEKLLEIVDEAAALGMELFVLDDGWFGNRFDDNRALGDWYVNETKLGGSLAELIKEVHQRGLQFGLWIEPEMISQESDLYQEHPEWVIQVPGREHTYSRNQLVLDYSNPEVVQYMKKLFDDLLSTHEIDYIKWDMNRNMTNIGNGDSYLATRAQSHRYMLGVYELAAHLTENHPTVLFESCSGGGGRNDLGMMRYFPQVWASDNTDAICRLDIQYGSNFLYPTISMGSHVSAVPNHQVNRLTSIQTRGDVAMMGNLGYELDLTQLSDEEKAIVKEQVERYKTIRSTVQNGKFYRLINPDELRNEVAVQYSDEEQTVVTYVRILSTIETIESTLYLKGLEEDTVYELAETGLCYSGAELMYAGLTMVLPAGDFLSQQLVFKRIV; encoded by the coding sequence ATGGTGATTATTGTAAACGATACTCTATTTTATTTACATGGAAAATCGGTGTCAATGATTTTAGAAAATCGTGACGGAATCGTTACCCTTAAACATTTTGGGCGGAAAATAACGAATTATCATTTTTCCAATCAATTACATGAACGAGACCATGCTTTTTCCGGAAATCGAGACCCATTGAACCGAACGTATAGTTATGATACGCAACGTCATATTGTTGGACAACATGGTCTAGGAGACTTTAGGCAGCCGTCAATTCGAATTCAACATCAGCAAAATGAATGGACAGATTTGAAACTGGTTGACTATAAGGTAATGAAAGGACATGAACAGGCTGATAAATTGCCAAATCCACATGGGTTAGAAGAAGCAGAAACACTGCAGTTAATTTTTAAAGATGAATTAGCAGGCATTCGTTATGAATTGTTCTACACTGTTAGTGATGAAGTCGATACGATTACGCAATTTGTTCGAGTGACCAATGAATCGAAACAGCCGATTGTCTTACACCGTGTTTTAAGTACAATGCTAGATGTTCCGGCGAAACCGTACGATGTAGTGACACTACAAGGGTCGTATGGGCGAGAAAAAACAGTGCGTCGTCAATCGGTCACGCAAGGAATTTTCTCGATTGAATCAAATCGTGGAGCTTCAGGACATGCTCAGACACCGGCTTTGATTTTATGTGACCAACGAGCAACGGATAATCAAGGTGAAGCAATCGCATTACAATTAATGTACAGTGGAAATTTCCAAGCGTTTGTTCAACAAAATCAATTAAATGAAATTCGTTTAGGTATTGGGATTAATGATGATAATTTCTCATGGGAATTAGCCCCACAAACGTCATTTGATTCACCAGTTGCATTGCTTTCATATAGTGCAAATGGTTTGCAAGGTTTGACGAGTGAAAGCCAGTCCTATATTAAGCAACATATTATTCCGGCAGCATTTTCAGATAAAGAGCGACCAATTTTAATTAATAATTGGGAAGCGACGTATTTTAATTTCAATAAAGAAAAATTATTGGAAATTGTTGATGAAGCAGCTGCATTAGGCATGGAGTTATTTGTACTAGATGACGGCTGGTTTGGTAATCGATTCGATGATAATCGTGCACTGGGTGATTGGTATGTAAATGAAACTAAATTAGGTGGCTCTTTAGCAGAATTGATTAAAGAAGTTCATCAACGTGGTTTACAGTTTGGATTGTGGATTGAGCCTGAAATGATTTCGCAGGAGAGTGACTTGTATCAAGAACACCCTGAATGGGTGATTCAAGTGCCAGGGCGTGAGCATACTTATTCACGTAATCAATTAGTGTTGGATTACAGCAATCCAGAAGTTGTCCAATATATGAAAAAATTATTTGATGACTTGCTATCGACCCATGAAATCGATTATATTAAATGGGATATGAATCGCAATATGACGAATATCGGAAATGGGGATAGCTATTTAGCGACACGTGCACAATCGCATCGTTATATGTTAGGTGTTTATGAATTAGCAGCACATTTGACTGAAAATCATCCAACAGTTTTATTTGAAAGCTGTTCTGGTGGCGGTGGCCGTAATGATTTGGGTATGATGCGTTACTTCCCACAAGTTTGGGCGAGTGATAATACTGATGCTATTTGTCGCTTGGATATTCAATATGGTTCGAATTTCTTATATCCAACGATTAGTATGGGTTCACATGTATCAGCTGTACCGAATCATCAAGTGAATCGTTTGACGAGTATTCAGACTCGTGGTGATGTAGCGATGATGGGCAATTTAGGATATGAGTTAGACTTAACTCAATTGAGCGATGAAGAAAAAGCCATTGTGAAAGAGCAAGTAGAACGTTATAAAACAATTCGTTCCACTGTTCAAAATGGGAAATTTTATCGCTTGATTAATCCAGATGAACTGCGTAATGAAGTTGCTGTACAGTATTCAGATGAAGAACAAACAGTTGTGACTTACGTACGTATTTTATCTACGATTGAAACCATTGAATCAACCCTTTATTTAAAAGGACTAGAAGAAGATACTGTATATGAATTGGCAGAAACAGGATTATGTTATTCCGGTGCTGAGTTAATGTATGCCGGCTTAACAATGGTCTTACCAGCAGGAGATTTCCTAAGTCAACAATTAGTATTTAAAAGAATAGTGTGA
- a CDS encoding S-ribosylhomocysteine lyase, which produces MEKIPSFTVNHLILEPGLYLSREDHVGNATLKSYDLRFTAPNFEPVMNTAEIHTIEHLAATFLRNDPMYKQEVIYFGPMGCRTGFYLILTDKVKPTAVLDLLTRTFEFIQDYEGDIPGASARDCGNYLDQNLPMARYYAKRYVAVLKQWTDLTFSYKTEV; this is translated from the coding sequence ATGGAAAAAATTCCGAGTTTTACGGTCAATCATTTAATACTTGAACCAGGTCTTTATTTATCACGAGAAGACCATGTAGGTAATGCAACATTAAAATCTTATGATTTGCGTTTTACAGCACCTAATTTTGAACCAGTAATGAATACGGCAGAGATTCATACAATCGAACATTTAGCTGCGACATTTTTACGCAATGACCCAATGTATAAGCAAGAAGTAATTTATTTTGGGCCAATGGGTTGTCGAACTGGATTTTATCTAATTTTAACAGATAAAGTGAAACCTACAGCTGTATTGGATTTATTAACACGAACTTTTGAATTCATTCAAGATTATGAAGGTGACATTCCAGGTGCATCAGCACGTGATTGTGGTAATTATTTAGATCAAAATTTACCAATGGCACGCTACTATGCGAAACGTTATGTAGCTGTATTAAAACAATGGACGGATTTAACCTTTAGTTATAAAACAGAAGTTTAA
- the brnQ gene encoding branched-chain amino acid transport system II carrier protein, which produces MLTKRQFFAVALMAFGIFFGAGNLIFPPAVAQLAGSNIWHAWFGFLMTAVVLPVLSIVTVVKTNGLLNLGKKVDTVFAYILTIGILIAIGPGLAIPRTGSTSFAMAVQPYLNESHHTISLLLYTIVFFGLVAAVSWSPNKIVHRIGQITTPSLLLAIAVMFFITIFGQPTATLEPTVEYQAKPFITGFLAGYNTLDTLAGLNYGLLIATVLRSYQLSDEKITKTATKAGLVAGLVLAIVYFALTIIGQAGADQVASGSNGAAILLAASHKTMGLFGSITLGLIFVLACFNTCVGLITSISQFFNQIIPVISYHGFVIILTIWSLVLANIGLDGILAYSVPILLLLYPIAITLVILSLTEHRLHHTKLTYKVIAYTVSFISVISALKSINISIPLITNLVHSLPLTAEGLNWLIPVVILLIGFAAHNLNAKRNTI; this is translated from the coding sequence ATGTTAACAAAACGTCAATTCTTTGCCGTTGCTTTAATGGCATTTGGAATCTTTTTCGGAGCAGGAAACTTAATTTTCCCTCCTGCTGTTGCACAATTAGCTGGTTCAAATATTTGGCATGCTTGGTTTGGTTTCTTGATGACAGCCGTCGTTCTACCAGTATTAAGTATTGTCACTGTTGTCAAAACAAATGGCTTGTTAAATCTAGGTAAAAAAGTCGATACTGTTTTCGCCTACATCTTAACTATTGGTATCTTAATTGCAATCGGACCTGGTCTTGCGATTCCTCGTACAGGTAGTACTTCCTTCGCTATGGCAGTTCAACCTTATTTGAATGAATCACATCATACAATTTCCTTACTCTTATATACGATTGTATTTTTCGGATTAGTCGCTGCTGTCAGCTGGTCACCTAATAAAATTGTTCATCGCATTGGACAAATTACGACACCTAGTTTATTGTTAGCTATTGCCGTCATGTTTTTCATTACCATTTTCGGACAACCTACTGCTACTTTAGAACCAACTGTAGAATACCAAGCAAAACCTTTTATAACAGGATTTTTAGCTGGTTATAACACATTAGATACATTGGCAGGTTTAAATTATGGTCTATTGATTGCGACCGTTTTACGTTCGTATCAATTATCGGACGAAAAAATCACTAAAACGGCTACAAAGGCTGGATTAGTTGCTGGATTAGTATTAGCAATTGTGTATTTTGCCTTAACAATTATCGGTCAAGCTGGAGCTGACCAAGTGGCGAGTGGTTCAAATGGTGCCGCCATTTTATTAGCAGCAAGCCATAAAACAATGGGCTTATTCGGTTCTATCACACTTGGATTAATCTTTGTATTAGCCTGCTTTAATACATGTGTTGGCTTAATTACGTCAATTTCTCAATTCTTTAATCAAATTATACCGGTGATTAGCTATCATGGATTTGTCATCATTTTAACAATCTGGAGTTTAGTATTAGCCAATATCGGCTTAGACGGCATCTTAGCTTATTCCGTACCAATTTTATTGTTACTCTATCCGATTGCCATTACACTCGTGATTTTATCACTCACTGAACATCGCTTGCATCACACAAAACTAACTTATAAAGTGATTGCTTATACTGTTTCATTCATTAGCGTCATTAGTGCGTTAAAATCCATTAACATTTCCATTCCACTAATTACTAATCTTGTTCATTCACTGCCATTGACAGCAGAAGGACTCAATTGGTTGATACCAGTCGTTATCTTACTCATTGGTTTTGCTGCCCATAATTTGAATGCCAAACGCAATACAATATAA
- a CDS encoding AraC family ligand binding domain-containing protein, with protein MHYYSEYETNSIDLTLDFCGFEHCPPGYAFGPAIRENYVLHYIEKGQGFFEHQNIRYPLKKGDLFLLRPNESTYYYADKDDPWSYYWIGMNGTKLKDFINLTLLADIPVLINSAQTPTDLIGFSVKSTVYQANTMQKTLINELHIYSKLYDVLYQIAKTVPNPQSSIQNLQYKLYMQAQQIMSTQYTKVDLTIHSVAQQLSITRNYLSAVFKQFSELSPKEYLLQIRMKRAKQLLETTNEPVQVIAFSIGFRDPLHFSKAFKQYIGLSPKQYRQQLYATQ; from the coding sequence ATGCACTATTATTCAGAATATGAAACCAATTCAATCGACCTAACTCTCGATTTTTGTGGTTTTGAACATTGTCCTCCCGGATATGCTTTTGGCCCAGCAATTCGTGAAAATTATGTGCTTCATTATATTGAAAAAGGACAAGGTTTTTTTGAACATCAAAACATTCGCTATCCATTAAAGAAAGGCGATTTATTTTTACTGCGTCCAAATGAATCAACCTATTATTACGCTGATAAAGACGACCCTTGGTCATATTATTGGATTGGAATGAATGGCACAAAACTGAAAGATTTTATTAACTTAACATTACTAGCTGACATTCCAGTGCTAATCAATTCAGCCCAAACACCTACTGATTTAATAGGTTTTTCCGTCAAATCAACAGTCTATCAAGCAAACACAATGCAAAAGACCTTAATCAACGAATTACATATATATAGCAAGCTCTACGATGTACTCTATCAAATAGCAAAAACAGTACCTAACCCACAATCAAGTATTCAAAATTTACAATATAAGCTCTATATGCAAGCACAACAAATTATGTCGACACAATATACCAAAGTGGATTTAACCATTCATTCTGTGGCACAACAATTATCCATTACACGCAACTATTTGTCTGCCGTATTTAAGCAATTTTCAGAATTATCACCAAAAGAGTACTTGCTACAAATTCGCATGAAACGTGCCAAACAATTACTCGAAACAACCAATGAACCGGTACAAGTTATTGCGTTTTCGATTGGATTTCGTGACCCACTACATTTTTCTAAAGCCTTTAAGCAATATATAGGACTTTCACCTAAACAATATCGCCAACAACTTTATGCGACACAATAA
- a CDS encoding carbohydrate ABC transporter permease: protein MKAKKTAVFAALVAGLLLIFVPMYLTLTSSFKETSQITSDFFGLPNPFTLFNFERVFKDGLSMHFINSGIITVVSIALIILVIPMAGYALVRHMQRKKSYQMIYTLLIIGIFVPFQVIMLPLTNLMGKLNLANIPGLIILYLTFAIPQTLFLYTGYIRSVIPAELDEAASIDGCNPIQTYFKIIFPVLKPMHATVLIINALWIWNDFLLPLLMLNRNKDSWTLPLFQYNYQGQYFSDFGPSFASYVIGIVAILIVYLIFQRNIISGMANGAIK from the coding sequence ATGAAAGCGAAAAAAACAGCTGTTTTTGCAGCCTTAGTTGCAGGGCTACTCTTGATTTTTGTGCCGATGTATTTGACGTTGACGAGTTCTTTTAAAGAAACCTCTCAAATTACGAGTGATTTCTTTGGATTACCGAATCCATTTACATTATTCAACTTTGAACGTGTATTTAAAGACGGTTTATCAATGCACTTTATTAACTCTGGTATTATTACAGTCGTATCAATTGCGTTAATTATTTTAGTGATTCCAATGGCTGGGTATGCGTTAGTGCGTCATATGCAACGTAAAAAATCGTATCAAATGATTTACACATTATTAATTATTGGAATTTTCGTGCCATTCCAAGTGATTATGTTACCTTTAACAAATTTAATGGGAAAACTAAATTTAGCAAATATTCCTGGTTTAATTATTTTGTATCTAACATTTGCGATTCCACAGACATTGTTTTTATATACAGGATATATTCGTTCGGTAATACCGGCTGAATTAGATGAAGCAGCTTCAATTGACGGCTGCAATCCGATTCAAACATATTTTAAAATTATTTTTCCGGTATTAAAACCAATGCACGCAACGGTTTTAATTATCAATGCATTATGGATATGGAATGATTTCCTATTACCATTATTGATGTTGAACCGCAATAAAGATTCATGGACATTACCATTGTTCCAATATAACTATCAAGGACAATATTTTAGTGATTTTGGACCGTCATTTGCATCATATGTGATTGGTATCGTAGCAATCTTAATCGTTTATTTAATCTTCCAACGTAATATCATTTCAGGTATGGCGAATGGAGCAATCAAATAA
- the dusB gene encoding tRNA dihydrouridine synthase DusB, which yields MFKIGDIQIDNPIVVAPMAGVSNSAFRTIVKQFGAGLVVCEMISDKGIQFRNKKTLSMLHIAENEYPLSIQIMGGNKETLVEAAKYVAENTDCAIIDINMGCPVNKVIKAEAGARWLLDPNKVYEMVASVVDAVKKPVTVKMRTGWDNEHLYAIENALAAERAGAAMVAMHGRTRVQMYEGKADWDILAQVKKEIKTIPFVGNGDVRTPEQAKHLLDTTGVDGVMVGRAALGNPWMIKQMVHYVTTGELLPPMTAREKIDTAIDHLNRLVELKGDRPATREFRTQAHYYLKGIPRASKVKVAINETEESAVVKQMLLEFADLAEMHEEKQAERKLERLTNE from the coding sequence ATGTTTAAAATAGGAGATATTCAAATTGATAATCCCATTGTAGTGGCACCAATGGCAGGTGTTTCTAACTCTGCTTTTCGTACAATTGTAAAGCAATTTGGTGCTGGGCTTGTAGTTTGTGAGATGATTAGTGATAAAGGGATTCAGTTTCGTAATAAGAAAACATTGAGTATGTTACATATTGCTGAAAATGAGTATCCATTGAGCATTCAAATTATGGGTGGAAATAAAGAAACTCTTGTTGAAGCAGCTAAATATGTGGCTGAAAATACGGATTGTGCTATTATCGATATCAATATGGGTTGTCCAGTGAATAAAGTGATTAAAGCAGAAGCTGGTGCTCGTTGGTTATTAGATCCGAACAAAGTATATGAAATGGTAGCGTCAGTAGTTGATGCTGTTAAAAAACCGGTCACTGTTAAAATGCGAACTGGTTGGGATAATGAGCATTTATATGCGATTGAAAATGCTTTGGCAGCAGAACGAGCAGGAGCAGCAATGGTTGCGATGCATGGGCGTACACGTGTTCAAATGTATGAGGGTAAAGCTGATTGGGATATTTTAGCACAAGTTAAAAAAGAAATTAAGACGATTCCATTCGTAGGTAATGGTGATGTGCGAACACCTGAACAAGCAAAACATTTATTGGATACAACCGGTGTTGACGGTGTCATGGTTGGACGTGCAGCTTTAGGCAATCCATGGATGATTAAGCAAATGGTTCACTATGTTACAACAGGTGAATTATTGCCACCGATGACGGCGAGAGAAAAAATTGATACAGCGATTGACCATTTAAACCGTCTAGTCGAATTAAAAGGCGACCGACCAGCAACACGTGAGTTCCGTACGCAAGCTCATTACTATTTAAAAGGTATTCCACGTGCCTCTAAAGTGAAAGTAGCGATTAATGAAACAGAAGAATCAGCTGTTGTGAAACAAATGTTATTAGAATTTGCTGATTTAGCAGAAATGCACGAAGAAAAACAAGCAGAACGCAAATTGGAACGACTAACAAATGAATAA
- a CDS encoding sugar ABC transporter permease, with protein sequence MKGKFLARNWGYLFVVVPIMLQLIFFFYPLLRGFMYSLTNWSGLTRNYDYIGFENFVRIFSDNRFITSIQFTVVFTLALIIGEIVIGLAVALLLNEKIPAVGFFRTAYFFPAVLSTVTVGLIFNQLFNYGLPQIGEWLNIEWLQGNLLASPKTVVWGVIFVALWQGVAMPIIIFLAGIQSIPTDITEAAQIDGANKWELFFKIKLPYLLPSVSMVFILALKSGLTAFDNIYALTGGGPQNKTTSLGLLVYNTAFKTNEVGYANAIAVVLFIIIVVISVLQMRISKKFEL encoded by the coding sequence ATGAAAGGGAAGTTTTTAGCAAGAAACTGGGGTTATTTGTTTGTGGTGGTACCCATCATGTTACAACTCATTTTCTTTTTTTATCCTTTATTAAGAGGGTTTATGTATAGTTTAACGAACTGGTCAGGTTTAACACGAAATTATGATTATATTGGATTTGAAAATTTTGTACGTATTTTTTCTGACAACCGATTTATTACGAGTATTCAATTTACGGTAGTATTTACGTTAGCATTGATTATTGGCGAAATTGTCATTGGTTTAGCTGTTGCCTTGCTATTAAATGAAAAAATTCCAGCTGTCGGCTTTTTTAGAACTGCCTATTTCTTCCCAGCAGTATTGAGTACCGTAACAGTGGGATTAATATTTAATCAGCTATTCAACTATGGCTTACCACAAATTGGTGAATGGTTAAATATTGAATGGCTACAAGGTAACTTATTAGCTAGTCCAAAGACAGTTGTTTGGGGTGTTATCTTTGTGGCATTATGGCAAGGTGTTGCGATGCCAATCATTATTTTCTTAGCAGGGATTCAAAGTATTCCAACGGATATTACGGAAGCAGCTCAAATTGACGGTGCTAATAAGTGGGAATTATTCTTCAAAATTAAGTTGCCGTATTTATTACCGTCTGTTAGTATGGTGTTCATCTTAGCTTTAAAGAGTGGGCTAACGGCTTTTGATAATATCTATGCTTTAACAGGTGGTGGCCCTCAAAATAAAACAACAAGTTTAGGATTGCTAGTTTATAATACAGCCTTTAAAACGAATGAAGTGGGTTATGCTAATGCGATTGCAGTGGTATTATTCATTATTATTGTAGTTATTTCAGTCTTACAAATGCGTATCAGTAAGAAATTTGAGCTCTAG
- a CDS encoding extracellular solute-binding protein, whose product MKKLVALLAASSALLSGLQVYAQDGKLEVFNQKREMQAVLQEIVDDFNKENGTQVELVTVPDAGNVLKTRMANGEAPDIINIYPQNMDFQLWAKDGQFVDLTEQEFLSKLKPGSAEQYAVDGKVYNLPLTTNAWGFFYNVDKFEELGLEVPKTWAEFEALVAAIQEKGETPFAGSFSTADSWSLNGYHQLAWATVAGGFDGANAYLRHSDQGAIKGDDAQLQAVAQRLRLLTGTAQKNANGASYADAVATFAKGEALILPQGIWALPAINEQKPGFKVASFPFPGEKEGEAMTVGAADLAFSIAESSKNKELAVKFLDYLSNEDVLRKYYAVDGMPTSLTALENESAFEETKGITDLAFTEKQIVWLQKEWDSEEGFWHLTTDFINDDSATPDALAQYLNNFFDTMKR is encoded by the coding sequence ATGAAAAAATTAGTTGCATTATTAGCTGCTTCATCAGCTTTATTATCAGGATTACAAGTGTATGCACAAGACGGAAAATTAGAAGTTTTTAACCAAAAACGTGAAATGCAAGCTGTGTTACAAGAAATCGTCGATGATTTCAATAAAGAAAATGGAACACAAGTTGAATTAGTAACTGTTCCAGATGCAGGAAATGTATTAAAAACACGTATGGCTAATGGTGAAGCTCCAGATATTATTAATATTTACCCACAAAATATGGATTTTCAATTATGGGCTAAAGACGGACAATTTGTTGATTTAACAGAACAAGAATTTTTATCAAAATTAAAACCAGGTTCAGCTGAACAATATGCAGTTGACGGTAAAGTATATAACTTGCCATTAACAACAAATGCTTGGGGATTCTTCTATAATGTGGATAAATTTGAAGAATTAGGTTTAGAAGTACCAAAAACTTGGGCAGAATTTGAAGCATTAGTAGCTGCCATTCAAGAAAAAGGTGAAACACCATTTGCTGGTTCATTCTCAACAGCAGATTCTTGGTCATTAAATGGTTATCATCAATTAGCTTGGGCAACAGTTGCGGGTGGATTCGATGGAGCAAATGCTTACTTACGTCATAGCGACCAAGGTGCAATTAAAGGTGACGACGCTCAATTACAAGCTGTTGCTCAACGCTTACGTTTACTAACAGGTACAGCACAAAAAAATGCTAATGGAGCTTCTTATGCTGATGCAGTCGCAACATTTGCTAAAGGTGAAGCATTAATTCTGCCGCAAGGTATCTGGGCATTACCAGCAATTAATGAGCAAAAACCAGGATTTAAAGTTGCATCATTCCCATTCCCTGGTGAAAAAGAAGGCGAAGCGATGACAGTAGGTGCAGCCGATTTAGCATTCTCAATTGCAGAATCTTCTAAAAACAAAGAATTAGCTGTTAAATTCTTAGATTACTTATCAAATGAAGATGTTTTACGCAAATACTATGCAGTTGACGGAATGCCAACTTCTTTAACAGCTTTAGAAAACGAAAGTGCATTTGAAGAAACTAAAGGTATCACTGATTTAGCCTTTACTGAAAAACAAATTGTATGGTTACAAAAAGAATGGGATTCTGAAGAAGGATTCTGGCATTTAACGACTGACTTCATCAATGATGATTCAGCAACACCAGATGCATTAGCACAATACTTAAACAACTTCTTCGATACGATGAAACGTTAA